GTAAGTGATCTGTAAGCGGTGATGACTGTGCAATACTAAGCTGTGCAATACCATTTACTACAAACCCTTCCTATGTGACAACACCAATATCACCAAGGCAGCTATAGTGCACATAAAACTCCCTCAGACTGCTGACAATGAATACCATACTCACATCTTCAATATATTTCTGTAGTACTAAAGCTGCAGAGTGACTGCTTTTACCAATGCTGCTTGCAGCCCCACCATGTTCAGATTCTGATCCATCACTAGGTCTATATAAAAGCAAGAACACAAGACATGTTTAGACTTACCACTTCTATATACTCTTGGAGTAATACTTTGGCAGTAACACTTAGCTCATCTGTGCTAGTTCCACCGATATACCTTTCAGGAGTACCATATTCCGATGTGGAAGCCCGGCTTGCCCTAGTGCGGAAAGAAATCATGCACATGCGTGTTAGTGTCATACAAAGGCAGTTCAACATTCAAACCAAGGTATAAAATCTAGGCAGATTTCATAACAATATCATCTCAACTTTGTTTTGATAACAAAATAAGCATTGCAAATCTACCAAGATTTATTCCTTCAGCTTTGTAGAAGTGAAGTGGAAACAGAAAAAAACAGGTGGAGTGATAGTTGGTGCTTCAAGACAGATCTCCACAGATACTAAGGATGTGCTATAAGTGGTGCAATCAAGCATAAGGAATCAGACATCATCAACAACCAAAACAAGCTGTACAGCTCCCCTGGGTAATGCTGTTTATAAGCATGGTTGCATTTATACATAACTTTGCCGGGGGTAGCTAATGGCAATGAACCTTTGTTATTAAACAGGGGAGTTAATGAAGATGGGTGTTTGTTGTACTTAGCATtccattttgatgcatttttgactggggggagggggcatgggggaaaatacccccagtcagaactctggcccccctgttgccccccacagaaaaaacccaaaaaatacaaaaatttccactttatgtggtaattttgcacaaaatttgttgattttgccccctttgACTTTCACTTTTACCCACTAATGCCCCCCTCCGcgcaaaaaaaattcctggcaccgccactgtcaACAACAGTATGCAATAATCAACTTATCTTTATGTACTGAAGCACCATAAATCTATACCCTTGATTTGGGATAACAAAGTGCTTCCCTTTATCTTATTTGCACTTGGAGTTCATCAAAGATAATCTTAAACTCAGAAAGGAGTTTGGAATCCCAGAGGtcctaggttcaaatcctggtcaaGGATGATTCTATAATTCCTTGGCCAACTCATGGAAAAGAATACATTACAATTATAAAGTTGAATTACCTGACAAAGTGACCAGTTTTAAGTGATCAACATTTAAATTGATCAATGATAGTGTATTTATGACTTTGTTGGGTTTTTTAAATCATGCAATATTATAAAGATGGATGTTTGATTTAATGCAAGTCAAGTATGAGTTTCCATGCCTCATTCCATTTTTAACATAACAACAAACTTACGGTGAAGGTCGTTCGATTACACTAGGAtctgaaaaagaaacaaaatcaaacattAATTGATCAAATGTTTAActtcaaaatataaaatgttaagAATTTAAAGCCGGTTTGTTTCAATCGTCCAATCCAAACTTCTCTTTTTAAATCTAAACACCCACTTTTAACACATTGGCAAAGATGTGAAATATTCTTACACTGACTTTAGTAAGTTTACAATTACATTCTTGACTTGTTGACCTTTACAATTCATTTCAAGAGttaatgatttaattttgattatcaGTATTCTTAACAGTCAAGAAGTTCAACTCCATTTAATTATTGGTAAAAAATATAAATCTTACCTCTCCTTGATGATGGCGGTCTCCCCGCATtgatttcttggtcaaaaaatttCATTGTTAATTCAGTATACACCAGGACAAAAGTCTGCTGTATCAGTGAACATATTTCATCTGCTTTTTCCTGTAAATTAAATAGCAAATGTAAACAGGTACATTACATTAGGCAAATTTGATCCTATGTGGGTCAAGTTTCTTGATTTCTATGCTTATGAAGACTTGAAGATTAAACATTGAAAGGTTTGCTATAGTCCCATACAAAACTGTTCAGTATACTTTTGTACAAAAAAAATCAGCAAATCAGTAGTTTCAATTAAAATTGTATTAAATGACCATGTCATTGCATAGTACATGTGACGacaagaatttgtatcagaccCTGTTGAAAATAATATGCGGTGGATGTAAGTAgtacacttattttgtaaaagatATTTTGCTTCCGATTTTAGCAATGAACTTTTCATGAACCTACCTTATTTTGACACTCGCATATAACAAGATTACAGTTATCACTATGGCCTTCTATGGCTGTCAATAAAGAACACATAAATAAATGAAATCAATTACCGTACTTTTATCTTATAAATCTAGATTATTGAAAGTGGTCTATCCTTCATGTAAACCTACATGAAATTAGCATAGTGTCAAGACTTTAGATGGGTTATACAACTTCATTCTTAAGCTGTATAACccctgtcttgatactaggctaacaCTGTGATGACTTACATAAAGTTTATGCCTTAAAATGGCACTTCAATCATTTGgcgcagggaggtaaataagaatAAATTACTTGGTAGGCAATTGAATTTTTTCTTACCCAAAAATTGACTGGGTGGGCAGCTGTAATTACTGGCCGTCAGGCCCTCAGATAGGAGATAATATGAGATTATTTAAGGGGAGTGTGGGTTTTCCAAAAGGTAGACCTCTTTTAGCAAAAGCGAAAAAGTGGATTTAGACCGAACAATTGGTAAAATTGAATCCAAAAGAGTTGTTTTCAAAAGTAACAAACATGACGTAAAACCATCTTGACACAATGATAGATCCTGTTATTTTGACTCTAATATGTGTTATTTATCATACTGTGTTGGATGAAGTTGTAGCTGTAGTTGCTGCTGCAAGACAGTAGTTTATTATTCTTGATAAGTACCTAGATCTTGTAGGATAGTTGCTATAGAAATCATTATTGTTATGTGTTATGTTTAGCAGTGGTGATGTTGCCTTTTGAGAGATGTCACACTTAACCACTAACAAATGCTGAAGTGAAACAAAATATTGGCATAAAGAGCAAAGTGTTGTTTTGGTTTTCTGACAGAGAGGACAATGATTCTATCTGAAACTATCACAATAAACACGGTAAATGTGTGAATTAGTACCTATGGCAACTTTGTATCAAACAGTAATATTGACTTTGATGtggaaattgttcaaaataattGGAAAATTCTAATCTTTGTGTTATTTATTAATAGGAATATGTGGAGAATTTAAAATGGACTCCCTTAAAAAAATGAATACCTCTAAAATGTCCTGCTACACAGTATGGAGTATGTAAAAAGCTTACCAGTTTTAAAAGCAAGAATATGTTGATCGTCGTCCCTCACATAACTCACTGCAGCTATGTTGTGAATCTCTAATCTTTGAAGTAATTCCTATATATAGTGAAAGAAAAAGGATGTACACAACGGGGAATATCATTTTATTGTTCATATCTGTCATATACACATATGTACTATTCCATTGAATaaacataaacatttataaaatcaCTGATACTTATCACTTTCACAGTCTACTAAAAGGATCTAGTCAGTTATTTCATTTTCAGTTGCTTGCAAGTTGTCCCAATTGCCCAAACTAGAAGTTGTAAagtaagaatttgattttccaaatagtGTTATTTTGACTCAACAGGCTTAATCTATTCTACAAACTCATCAGCACTAATTTCTATTGAAGTTGGAAGAAAATGCatcataaaaacaataatatCTTTTCAAATAAATCTGCCTGCATGTACGTACCTCTCCATCCCTCTTGAGTAGTTTGACCTGCCTAGCTGACAGTGTGAGGATTGCATCATGATCCTTCCTAGTGCTATTCCATGGTAACTGATGCTGCCTCTGTAGTAAGATAACAAACACATGAAATGATGGTGAGTGAGATCATGATAGGTTGGGGTTGGGGTGGTTAGTTTGATTTGGTTAGGGTGGGGGCTGGTTGGGGCTTTGGGTTTGTTTGGTTTGATTGGTGATTGGGTGGGTTGATGTGTTGGGTTGGGTTAGTTTTGGGTCTGGTTTGAATTTATTGCTATAATGTTCTCCACAGATTTCAGTCATGTGTGGTTTGATTGCTTTTGAGTCGAGGTATGTCTCAGGAGCAAATGCAACTTTAGGAAAAGTGGTttgcatttttgttgttgttttttagtaAAAAAGGCTAACCTcccaaaatttatttttactgtatttttttttggccACTTTGTAGCCAAATTTTCgtattgtgtttttaaatgtaaaaCCAAAGAGGAAAAACCCATCAAAACATGGAAAAAAAAACAATGCGCTGAAATGCGGTCTTCTGAGACAaatttcttttttcccttttatttGGCCCTACAATAGATTCATAAATCATATCACTTACCTTTCCTTGATCTATATATCTAAGCAGTTCTGTACGTTTGGTTGGATCTAGCGCAAATGGTACATTTGAAATAATGCCTAAGTACTGGAAAGAGtgaaaataaagcaaaacaaacttTATTACTTCAATCAAATTCATGAATATCAGTACCATTATGAATCAACATAGTAAGCTAGGTTAGACAGTTATACCTGATCAAGATTGATATCTTTGCTGATTATTGGTTATTTATTGCTCTTTGGGTAGTAATAAGTTGGTACTGAAGATTCTGGTAGAAATTGTCACTCTTATTAAAGATGGATGacctgatcaacagcctcatccccccccccactttttcctatcaaaatggagattttggcatcagaagaaagctcatattcttCCCATAATCCTGGTCTAAAATACATTCCGCttagatgttatgaatgaaatagcctcatccccaatagTGGTATACTACACATGCCGTTCTATGGGCCATTGTGAAACACATTTtcacttctaatatcaaaacgacTAGTGCAATTGacctcaaaatttggaaattggATTATTTtagtacaggcctcaatgtgtacggtacaaaacacaataaaaaAAGATCTGATCACCTACCTTTAGAAGGAATTTGAAAATTCTAAGCTCAAAGTTTTTACATAGCGCTTCATATGGCTCTGCTAAAAAAATTTTGTGACAGACTAGATCTCCATTTTGGATTTTCTGTTGACTACATGGGGTCCAATTGGGTTTGAGGGTGAAAAAAAATGACATGCATCTCGAGAAAAACTCTGAGAAACCCTGGTTTCTGTACAATAAATTTACCTTGATTTCTTTTTCTAAATAGCTGTCTATGAGTAAATCTGGCTGTACTTTATAATCTGGTGGAGTGAGTGCAACTGTTTTCAAGGGTCTTCTCTTCTCTACTCTTGGGACAGTGTTCTCTCTCACTGTGCTTTTATTACGTTCCACAGTTCCTGATGGTTTGCTGCTGAAAATAGACATAATGCCTCCCTGAAACAAATCAAAAGATGGATAAGATGATTAGACAATTAGATCTATTCATACAGCTTAAAAATAGCTCACCTGAGGATAGCTTTCAACTCACTTCAATTGAGTCGTTTTCAACCCCAACTATTATGGACAAGTTTCAATATCAGGGAatataaaagaaacaaaataataatactaaGCAAACAGATAAACAGGAAATGGTTATAAATAGTTCCTGTCAATCTATTACCTATCTAAAGGTTCAATATACTAATAATTTAGATTTGAATTAATTTTCTTGCTCATAAAAATAATTTCTTTGTGTGTAGTATAAAGTATCAAATTATATTGGAAATATAGCTTCATGCAGTGGAAAAGTGCAAGCACACTGGATTCATTATTCTAAGCTTGGGCTATATTTTCATGAGGTTTATAAATCATATGTGCCAAAATTGTGTGCATGACTTCACATTATGAATATCAATTAAATTGTGTACCGCTTTTAACCACCTGGCATTTATAGATTATTGTTTCTGTTGTTTTTCTTGTTTCAGTTCCTCTTATCATGTAAACATTGCAGGATTAGAGCAAGAATTGCCCATTTGTAATAGCTTTGGCCAAGAAAAATAAAAGGCTTGTCTATCAAACCCACACATTATATTATTATGTGGAAGCCATTAAACAAGAAACAAGCAAGTAAGCtgaaaaacacagaaaaaaattGGTCTAGTCAGATAGCACATTATTACagtttaaaaaaaccccaatGCATAGCACATAGCTAATTagctattttgcaaaatgtttgagagacCTTCGGGCCTTAGGTGTATCATATTTTTagatatatgtgtgtgtgtgggggggggggggcggtgtacatgtgtacaatatagaatgtagaaattgtcaaatgtcttgACATGTAGCACAGCTATGGCAGATAGGCCCTTTTTGTGGTAACACCTCCGCATTATATGCAATCCAAAAACATTTAATTGCGATAAGAATTTATCAGCATATGAACACTTATAAATATAAATGTACTATGTACTGTGTACTGATCATCAAAAACTTAATTATATCGCTGATAAACACCAGCATTATTTTAGTAAACGCTATCATTTGCCATACTGTCTGTAAGGAAAACATTCTGATCTGCTGACATCATGGTCCACATGGAGAATTGATTTGCATAAAAATGATAAAGCTGACATAGCCAACATGAATGTACACAATTATTTGCTCACTACGTTCTGAAACACCTGTTCTGAAGTATATTTTCtggtacattaaaaaaaaaaaattaaaataaaataaattaaatctaCAGTGCTTTGATGATAACTGTTCCAAATGCAATAAATGACAATATTTagtttgtaaataaaatgttcaaggataaaacaataaataatttaCTGCAAATGGTGTAAAAACAGGgaatgtccactttttgttggtGTCACAAATTCTTTGATGTGTACATGTCCGGGGTACATGTAATGTAGTAcaacaaacaataataaaaactACGCTAGCCTGACCTTGCCTTACATCAAACAAGCGAGGCCATCTATACTAGCTAGCTCAGTGCACAATACATTGTTGTTGCGCAGAAAATACCTCAATGGGAGAATGAGTCATACAGGCCATAAATAAAACATATGCTGATAGTGTATGTTGAAACAAGAAAAAAGTGCATACAAAAAACAGCAAATTTTAATAGATTGGAGCTTGCTTATCATCTCTAGTCTAATTTGAAGAGCATTTCATTTATCTTTCTTGTCCCCACCAAAAAATTAAATATGTGTATGAAAGATGCAGATTTCCCAACAAATTTTGTATCACACTGTGACATGtttatttaaaatcaaaattgctTTGGATATATTATGTATATAATCAAAGCCAGAGTGTTTCTTGTCATATAAACTAACCCAACAGGAAAACAAATATGTTTTCCCTCCCTCGATTGAGGTGGGGGTGATGGTGTATGTTtagatacccccccccccacaatctCTGCACATTCATTTATTTTGAGGAATT
The Amphiura filiformis chromosome 3, Afil_fr2py, whole genome shotgun sequence DNA segment above includes these coding regions:
- the LOC140149220 gene encoding cerebral cavernous malformations 2 protein-like isoform X3 codes for the protein MGMDPDPDTLTRNPSKKGGIMSIFSSKPSGTVERNKSTVRENTVPRVEKRRPLKTVALTPPDYKVQPDLLIDSYLEKEIKYLGIISNVPFALDPTKRTELLRYIDQGKRQHQLPWNSTRKDHDAILTLSARQVKLLKRDGEELLQRLEIHNIAAVSYVRDDDQHILAFKTAIEGHSDNCNLVICECQNKEKADEICSLIQQTFVLVYTELTMKFFDQEINAGRPPSSRRDPSVIERPSPASRASTSEYGTPERYIGGTSTDELSVTAKVLLQEYIEVLRKQLNSEELQQFAAIPREYRQSGSIKEFCTRLQQLYGPNRTNLFPGMRSFVPNQDLPLFEQFLRSHVDPAYSVYRTRADSGDSSSIMTSSSSMSGTAHPIYTIMDFLKFHLFQFHV
- the LOC140149220 gene encoding cerebral cavernous malformations protein 2 homolog isoform X1; translated protein: MGMDPDPDTLTRNPSKKGGIMSIFSSKPSGTVERNKSTVRENTVPRVEKRRPLKTVALTPPDYKVQPDLLIDSYLEKEIKYLGIISNVPFALDPTKRTELLRYIDQGKRQHQLPWNSTRKDHDAILTLSARQVKLLKRDGEELLQRLEIHNIAAVSYVRDDDQHILAFKTAIEGHSDNCNLVICECQNKEKADEICSLIQQTFVLVYTELTMKFFDQEINAGRPPSSRRDPSVIERPSPASRASTSEYGTPERYIGGTSTDELSVTAKVLLQEYIEVLRKQLNSEELQQFAAIPREYRQSGSIKEFCTRLQQLYGPNRTNLFPGMRPYIPEKDIDHFETFLERHGLQDHGNSIYGYPGGRRSRRTPSEASTSSTMGPDMGPYSHSIPSEMDELDRALLDVCHEVEHLETTIDS
- the LOC140149220 gene encoding cerebral cavernous malformations 2 protein-like isoform X2, which gives rise to MGMDPDPDTLTRNPSKKGGIMSIFSSKPSGTVERNKSTVRENTVPRVEKRRPLKTVALTPPDYKVQPDLLIDSYLEKEIKYLGIISNVPFALDPTKRTELLRYIDQGKRQHQLPWNSTRKDHDAILTLSARQVKLLKRDGEELLQRLEIHNIAAVSYVRDDDQHILAFKTAIEGHSDNCNLVICECQNKEKADEICSLIQQTFVLVYTELTMKFFDQEINAGRPPSSRRDPSVIERPSPPSDGSESEHGGAASSIGKSSHSAALVLQKYIEDLRKQLNSEELQQFAAIPREYRQSGSIKEFCTRLQQLYGPNRTNLFPGMRPYIPEKDIDHFETFLERHGLQDHGNSIYGYPGGRRSRRTPSEASTSSTMGPDMGPYSHSIPSEMDELDRALLDVCHEVEHLETTIDS